The following proteins come from a genomic window of Micromonospora zamorensis:
- a CDS encoding ABC transporter permease subunit produces MAVLVGSLVLVPIARSIVTSTTERHGQDTVFVGLDNYLALVGDEQFHTGVVNSFVFTAYAEIFKVVLGLSAALLLHHRRRGRALLTGLLLVPWVVPTVVTAFSWRALLDPIFGSVNTLLTATGIGPLLASAHLVDSWPAGWLSDPSLAMPSVILVNVWKGVPFFTVCFLAGLKAIPADLYEAATIDGASSLQRFTNVTLPGLRHVLTVTVTLSSIWTFNNFDLVWLLTQGGPGDVTAPYVLVAYSKAILQLQYGAGAAVTLVMLPVIGGLVFVLVRLLRQDTNIRLPRRRQAAWRIGARRWAGTARRALPWVVTAVVTGLLFWASPEIFWKAAVVLGVILLIAVAVGRVVSTLQSRGGRRSSSAVSGLGSWVALAGLLFFVLGPLYWIFVTAFKSEGQVVMRTDDLWPTPWTLEQFGALFDNQPFGRWYLNTLLVSAASTAVALVCAALAGYALARLRFRGAQGFTVTVLLTYVMPGALLFIPLYQMLIGARLTDSLWSLVVTYPTFTLPFATWLLVGYFSSIPVELEEAALVDGCSRVQAFGKVVLPLAKPGLLAVALFTLTNAWNEFLFAFVFITKDEYKTLPVGMQSMIAGDVVPQGQLAAASLLVSIPVVVMYAFGQRFLTEGLTAGAVKG; encoded by the coding sequence ATGGCCGTGTTGGTCGGCAGTCTCGTCCTCGTGCCGATCGCCCGGTCGATCGTCACCAGCACCACCGAACGGCACGGGCAGGACACCGTGTTCGTCGGCCTGGACAACTACCTCGCGCTCGTCGGTGACGAGCAGTTCCACACCGGCGTCGTGAACTCGTTCGTCTTCACCGCGTACGCCGAGATCTTCAAGGTTGTGCTGGGGTTGTCCGCGGCCCTGCTACTGCATCATCGGCGTCGCGGCCGGGCGCTGCTGACCGGGTTGCTGCTCGTGCCGTGGGTGGTGCCGACGGTGGTGACGGCGTTCAGTTGGCGCGCGCTACTCGACCCGATCTTCGGCAGCGTCAACACGCTGCTCACCGCTACCGGAATCGGGCCGCTGCTGGCCAGCGCGCACCTGGTCGACAGCTGGCCCGCAGGCTGGCTGTCCGACCCGTCACTGGCCATGCCGTCGGTGATCCTGGTCAACGTCTGGAAGGGGGTGCCGTTCTTCACCGTGTGTTTCCTCGCCGGGTTGAAGGCCATCCCGGCGGACCTCTACGAGGCGGCGACAATCGACGGCGCTTCGTCGTTGCAGCGGTTCACCAACGTGACGCTGCCCGGGCTGCGCCACGTGCTCACCGTGACGGTGACCCTGTCGTCGATCTGGACGTTCAACAACTTCGACCTCGTCTGGTTGCTGACCCAGGGCGGCCCGGGCGACGTGACCGCGCCGTACGTGCTCGTCGCGTACTCGAAGGCGATCTTGCAGTTGCAGTACGGCGCGGGGGCGGCGGTCACGCTCGTCATGCTGCCGGTCATCGGTGGGCTGGTGTTCGTCCTGGTCCGGTTGTTGCGCCAGGACACCAACATCAGACTGCCCCGGCGACGCCAGGCGGCGTGGCGGATCGGGGCGCGGCGGTGGGCTGGGACGGCGCGCAGGGCGCTGCCGTGGGTCGTCACCGCAGTGGTCACCGGTCTGCTCTTCTGGGCATCGCCAGAGATCTTCTGGAAGGCGGCGGTGGTCCTCGGAGTGATTCTGCTGATCGCGGTGGCGGTCGGCCGGGTGGTCTCGACCCTCCAGTCCCGGGGCGGTCGCCGGTCGTCGTCAGCGGTGTCGGGTCTGGGGTCCTGGGTCGCGCTGGCCGGGTTGCTCTTCTTCGTGCTGGGCCCGCTGTACTGGATCTTCGTCACGGCCTTCAAGTCCGAGGGCCAGGTCGTCATGCGCACCGACGACCTGTGGCCGACACCGTGGACTCTGGAGCAGTTCGGTGCCCTGTTCGACAACCAGCCCTTCGGCCGCTGGTACCTCAACACCCTGCTGGTGTCCGCGGCGTCCACGGCGGTGGCACTGGTCTGCGCCGCCCTGGCCGGTTACGCGCTGGCCCGGCTGCGGTTCCGGGGTGCGCAGGGCTTCACCGTCACGGTGCTGCTCACCTACGTGATGCCGGGTGCGCTGCTGTTCATCCCGCTGTACCAGATGCTCATCGGAGCGCGGCTCACCGACTCGTTGTGGTCCCTGGTGGTGACGTATCCGACCTTCACGCTTCCGTTCGCCACGTGGCTGCTGGTGGGGTATTTCTCGTCGATCCCCGTCGAGTTGGAGGAGGCCGCGCTGGTCGACGGCTGCAGCCGCGTCCAGGCGTTCGGGAAGGTGGTGCTGCCACTCGCCAAGCCAGGGCTGCTGGCGGTCGCGCTCTTCACCCTGACCAACGCCTGGAACGAGTTCCTTTTCGCCTTCGTGTTCATCACCAAGGACGAGTACAAGACGCTGCCGGTGGGGATGCAGTCGATGATCGCCGGAGACGTCGTGCCCCAGGGACAACTCGCCGCGGCGTCGCTGCTCGTCAGCATCCCCGTGGTCGTCATGTACGCCTTCGGGCAGCGCTTCCTGACCGAAGGGCTCACCGCAGGCGCGGTGAAGGGCTGA
- a CDS encoding extracellular solute-binding protein encodes METNPAWSRRGFLGMGVGVLGAAGLAACGGESDSPPKVQAEVPQELIDAAAAMKGSSMGMLSQKLYSTAANDALDSSIKKFADTTGTKIENSLVQADAGDVVAKIDAEVKGGVARDLAFMTDSRFVAQFQALGDLEDVTDVVQALTAKYGEPCAEAKNFCVFDGKWFAIPYHFIGIGSFLRKDWMKDKGISPKDIYSWEELRDLCLEISDPAKRRFGWGMTVNRSGDGNGMIEALVNAYGGSIASNDGRKVTFNSPETVQAVTFLGDIYTNPKYKPMLPPGVASWTDTSNNENWLAGVLGYTRNQFSVYADSRTKKNPVHANTHVFSDCIGPATNNPLLLGQSQGFVVFKGAKNPALAKLLAQYLVSAPALLGVAKEAPGLVMPAWEKVWDADPFFTSGDQAFPMLRKITELKLPLNTKNGLAFPQKASAGQQAVGSAYVLTDMMQQVVQGTAPAQAVTSAHAKMVQIFNQQGLPQ; translated from the coding sequence ATGGAAACCAATCCAGCCTGGTCACGGCGCGGCTTTCTGGGGATGGGGGTGGGGGTTCTCGGCGCAGCCGGCCTGGCCGCCTGTGGCGGCGAATCCGACTCGCCACCCAAGGTGCAGGCGGAGGTTCCGCAGGAGCTGATCGACGCCGCGGCGGCGATGAAGGGCTCCTCGATGGGGATGCTGTCGCAGAAGCTGTACTCGACGGCCGCGAACGACGCCCTCGACAGCTCGATCAAGAAGTTCGCCGACACCACCGGCACGAAGATCGAGAACAGTCTGGTCCAGGCCGACGCCGGTGACGTGGTGGCCAAGATCGACGCCGAGGTCAAGGGCGGGGTGGCGCGTGACCTGGCGTTCATGACCGACTCACGGTTCGTCGCGCAGTTCCAGGCGCTGGGCGACCTGGAGGACGTGACGGACGTCGTCCAGGCGCTGACCGCCAAGTACGGCGAACCCTGCGCTGAGGCCAAGAACTTCTGCGTCTTCGACGGCAAGTGGTTCGCGATCCCGTACCACTTCATCGGTATCGGGTCGTTCCTGCGCAAGGACTGGATGAAGGACAAGGGCATCTCCCCCAAGGACATCTACAGCTGGGAGGAGTTGCGGGATCTGTGCCTGGAGATCTCCGATCCCGCCAAACGCCGATTCGGCTGGGGCATGACGGTGAACCGGTCCGGTGACGGCAACGGCATGATCGAGGCACTGGTCAACGCCTACGGCGGGTCGATCGCCTCCAACGACGGCCGGAAGGTCACGTTCAACTCCCCGGAGACGGTGCAGGCGGTGACCTTCCTGGGCGATATCTACACCAACCCCAAGTACAAGCCGATGCTGCCGCCCGGGGTGGCGAGCTGGACCGACACCAGCAACAACGAGAACTGGCTCGCCGGGGTCCTCGGCTACACCCGCAACCAGTTCAGCGTCTACGCCGACTCCAGGACGAAGAAGAACCCGGTGCACGCGAACACCCACGTGTTCTCCGACTGCATCGGGCCCGCGACCAACAACCCCCTGCTGCTCGGCCAGTCGCAGGGCTTCGTCGTCTTCAAGGGTGCCAAGAACCCAGCGCTCGCCAAGCTCCTGGCCCAGTACCTGGTCAGCGCGCCCGCGCTGCTCGGGGTCGCGAAGGAAGCACCCGGCCTGGTGATGCCCGCCTGGGAGAAGGTCTGGGACGCCGACCCGTTCTTCACCAGCGGCGACCAGGCGTTCCCCATGCTGCGCAAGATCACTGAACTGAAGCTGCCGCTGAACACGAAGAACGGCCTGGCCTTCCCGCAGAAGGCCAGCGCGGGCCAGCAGGCGGTCGGGTCGGCCTACGTGCTCACCGACATGATGCAGCAGGTCGTGCAGGGCACGGCGCCGGCGCAGGCCGTGACGAGCGCCCACGCGAAGATGGTGCAGATCTTCAACCAGCAGGGGCTGCCGCAGTGA
- a CDS encoding IclR family transcriptional regulator — protein sequence MPRVVPAVIRALDVLELFLDCPQLSARQVMERLDLPRTTVHELLVTLEARSYLISVPGQPVQYRLGMPLFQLGAAFAGRLDLVREAQCVARDVAAACDEAVHVAVLDGADVIYLVKFDSTHPVRMVSAVGRRLPAHCTAVGKILLSALDEASLDDVLTKGDLPGMTPDSITDPDRLREHLDRVRADDVAVDIGESDSAMRCVAASIRDHSGTTIAAMSLSAPIIRWTPEAHVEWTGLVREGAAALSARMGYRALSR from the coding sequence ATGCCCCGTGTGGTACCGGCGGTCATCCGCGCACTCGACGTCCTCGAACTGTTCCTGGACTGTCCCCAACTGTCGGCCCGACAGGTGATGGAGCGGCTCGACCTGCCCCGTACCACCGTCCACGAACTGCTTGTCACGCTCGAGGCTCGCTCGTACCTGATCTCCGTTCCGGGTCAGCCGGTGCAGTATCGGCTGGGCATGCCGCTGTTCCAGCTTGGCGCGGCGTTCGCCGGCCGGCTCGACCTGGTCCGCGAGGCGCAGTGCGTCGCGCGGGACGTGGCCGCCGCCTGCGACGAGGCGGTCCACGTGGCCGTGCTCGACGGCGCCGATGTCATCTACCTGGTGAAGTTCGACAGCACGCATCCGGTTCGGATGGTCTCCGCGGTCGGGCGGCGGCTGCCGGCCCACTGCACGGCGGTCGGCAAGATCCTGTTGTCCGCCCTTGATGAGGCGAGCCTGGACGACGTCCTGACGAAGGGCGACCTGCCGGGCATGACGCCGGACAGCATCACGGACCCGGACCGGCTCCGCGAGCATCTCGACCGTGTCCGGGCTGACGACGTCGCTGTCGACATTGGTGAGTCTGACAGCGCCATGCGTTGCGTCGCCGCGTCGATCCGAGACCACTCGGGCACCACCATCGCCGCCATGAGCCTGTCCGCGCCGATCATTCGCTGGACCCCCGAGGCGCACGTGGAGTGGACCGGGTTGGTTCGCGAGGGCGCTGCGGCGCTGTCGGCCCGGATGGGCTACCGGGCCCTGTCTCGATAG
- a CDS encoding YbaB/EbfC family nucleoid-associated protein: MTADADQFRQSMDDALDTLRELRANRPSAEELVRIRGEATAADGLIAVVASPGGRVESITVAPQVLRQGSGYLAEQLTIAVNAALDDLQARTVAEAPDTPSPAVLLDRLADVQQQSVHQMQSFLSALTSAQARTARPAG; encoded by the coding sequence ATGACGGCAGATGCCGACCAGTTCCGCCAGTCGATGGATGACGCCCTGGACACTCTGCGCGAGTTGCGGGCCAACCGCCCTTCTGCCGAGGAACTCGTCAGGATCCGCGGAGAAGCCACTGCTGCGGACGGACTGATTGCCGTGGTGGCCTCTCCGGGCGGGCGGGTCGAGTCGATCACCGTGGCACCTCAGGTGCTGCGGCAGGGCAGCGGCTACCTTGCCGAACAGCTGACGATCGCTGTCAACGCGGCCCTCGACGACCTGCAAGCCCGAACGGTCGCCGAGGCACCGGACACCCCAAGTCCGGCCGTGCTGCTCGATCGGCTTGCAGACGTCCAGCAGCAGTCGGTGCACCAGATGCAATCGTTCCTGAGCGCGCTCACCTCGGCTCAGGCCCGGACAGCCCGGCCTGCGGGTTGA
- a CDS encoding caspase, EACC1-associated type, translating to MGRHALLLGTATYHVDRELAPLPSVHHDVAQLKTLLDGVGEFDTVRSELDLPAEHLRQVVEEFYGARRGDDLALLYYSGHGVLHGDGQSLFLAATDTVSGSLHASALDTDGTLRHLLNDTKARQKVVVLDCCFSGAFTARNRFRGGVREEPRRLKRQRGTFILTSSTHMKASKAQGPDRPSVFTEVLLEGLRGAAEGPSDDGWITSNDLSRYTLTEMARRRQHTPVESSEGVTEPIKLATTPGSAAAARQVTTVTSSPADEAPFDADQWRRLVTYYINCMQRSTVLQSLIDPRETRSFVAAPPGSEAVFTSETPVKLSGSAAELAARARDGGRELQYGYPVVAVRPARQKPVRLAPLLVCDVTVGVDDVLHASFPPRPSAALVDLFQLSEVESDELLQRVEQAFAPGDPTSLTATVEVLVKTFGLNPVTELDPKSLAGTIRPGPVNGVQNAAIIYTVDAAESPQRQLVDDLRGMIKNPRLIDQTALSALARRPDEATATPVATVTMSATNEAQEEIIQAAMSQPLTVAQGPPGTGKSQLVTALLATATAAGQSVLIGSTSNQAVDSVLEKVTDLIGPGLLLRTGNKEHRSQEPTHVADILAAYPPTDRPATPDDRTPLHELRLLADEIAGLRAELDERRLLERDLADLAVERHGDSDVGGAALPTDNTALEHLVQLTDGALASRWFGWWYRWRLRSYQLAGRNAVEALAERAVIELRWRERQRLLAELPDADASWRRLVDLISTERPALSIDLLGAQIARRVAAGSRLLQDRADEMSRPQSDSWAYFPELLRVLPGWAVTALSARRLKRSPAMYDLVVIDEAAQCTIPAILPMLYRAKRALLIGDPRQLAPVVDLSEADDVTERARAGLSSGWLTNRRLTYTAHSAYDAFAAAAGSALLLDEHYRCHPDIVEVPNREVYQGRLTVLTNPDRLTAPADPAVRWCDVPGVFRSGVTGSGLNQVEIDAVVTQVADLRRAYPEASIGVVTPLAVHQRRLASALRSAGLIDNLLCATIHKFQGSERDIMVVSPVGAHGIPDRTRGWLVHQTNLWNVAITRARSQLVVIGDRSWWSGQRGLLTALASIRKVADAPLDSATGAADQLHRALRGAGLAVRRDVAVAGRAVDLVVRRDDVELAVAVDDPAGDPAGRELRKVLAQLDIIGGSTPVQRVPAWRCLAEPAQVAAELLSELSRQQQAQNEG from the coding sequence ATGGGACGGCATGCCCTGCTGCTTGGCACGGCCACGTACCACGTCGACCGTGAGCTCGCGCCCCTTCCGTCGGTACATCACGACGTGGCGCAGCTCAAAACACTGCTCGACGGTGTCGGCGAGTTCGACACCGTACGCTCCGAACTGGACCTTCCGGCGGAACACCTGCGCCAGGTGGTCGAGGAGTTCTACGGCGCGCGCCGCGGGGACGACCTGGCCCTGCTCTACTATTCCGGCCACGGAGTGCTGCACGGCGACGGGCAGTCGCTGTTCCTCGCCGCGACGGACACGGTCAGTGGAAGTTTGCACGCATCCGCGCTGGACACTGACGGCACCCTGCGTCATCTGCTCAACGACACCAAGGCCCGCCAGAAGGTGGTCGTCCTCGACTGCTGCTTCTCCGGGGCGTTCACGGCGCGGAACCGATTTCGAGGTGGGGTGCGTGAAGAGCCGCGGCGCCTCAAGCGTCAACGCGGCACCTTCATCCTGACGTCCAGCACCCATATGAAGGCGTCGAAGGCGCAGGGACCGGATCGCCCGTCGGTCTTCACAGAGGTGCTTCTCGAGGGTCTGCGCGGCGCGGCCGAAGGGCCGTCCGATGACGGTTGGATCACCAGCAACGACCTCTCCCGATACACCTTGACCGAGATGGCGCGGCGCCGCCAGCACACACCGGTCGAGTCGAGTGAGGGCGTCACCGAGCCGATCAAACTGGCAACGACGCCGGGATCCGCCGCTGCGGCGAGACAGGTCACGACCGTCACGTCGAGCCCAGCGGACGAGGCGCCGTTCGACGCGGACCAGTGGCGCCGCCTCGTGACCTACTACATCAACTGTATGCAGCGATCGACCGTTCTGCAGTCGCTCATCGATCCTCGTGAGACTCGGTCGTTTGTCGCCGCGCCACCGGGGTCTGAGGCGGTCTTCACCTCGGAGACGCCCGTCAAGCTGAGTGGTTCGGCAGCCGAGCTCGCCGCCAGGGCCCGTGATGGCGGCAGAGAGCTGCAATACGGGTATCCCGTCGTCGCCGTTCGACCGGCCCGGCAGAAGCCAGTGCGGCTCGCCCCACTGCTGGTCTGTGACGTCACCGTCGGCGTGGATGACGTTCTGCACGCCTCCTTCCCACCCCGCCCAAGCGCCGCGCTCGTCGACCTGTTCCAGCTCTCCGAGGTGGAGAGCGACGAACTGCTGCAACGGGTCGAACAGGCATTCGCGCCGGGTGACCCCACCTCTCTCACCGCCACGGTAGAGGTGCTGGTGAAGACGTTCGGGCTGAACCCGGTGACGGAGCTGGACCCGAAGTCGCTGGCAGGCACCATCCGGCCGGGACCGGTGAACGGGGTGCAGAACGCAGCGATCATCTACACGGTCGACGCAGCCGAGTCGCCGCAGCGGCAGCTTGTCGACGACCTACGCGGCATGATCAAGAACCCTCGGCTCATCGACCAGACGGCACTGAGCGCTCTGGCGCGCCGACCGGACGAGGCGACCGCGACGCCGGTCGCGACGGTGACGATGAGCGCGACGAACGAGGCCCAGGAAGAGATCATCCAGGCGGCGATGTCCCAGCCCTTGACGGTCGCCCAAGGGCCGCCGGGTACCGGCAAGAGTCAGCTCGTCACCGCCCTGCTCGCCACCGCCACCGCGGCCGGCCAGAGCGTACTGATCGGCTCCACGAGCAACCAGGCCGTCGACTCCGTGCTTGAGAAGGTGACTGACCTGATCGGCCCGGGCCTGCTGCTACGTACCGGCAACAAGGAACACCGTTCGCAGGAGCCTACGCACGTCGCCGACATCCTGGCCGCGTATCCACCGACGGACCGGCCCGCCACACCGGACGACCGCACCCCACTGCACGAGTTGCGACTCCTCGCTGACGAGATCGCCGGCCTCCGTGCCGAGTTGGACGAGCGGCGGCTACTCGAACGCGACCTCGCGGACCTCGCCGTCGAGCGCCACGGTGATTCAGACGTCGGTGGGGCGGCGCTGCCGACCGACAACACCGCGCTGGAGCATCTTGTCCAGCTCACCGATGGAGCGCTCGCCAGCAGGTGGTTCGGCTGGTGGTATCGGTGGCGGCTGCGGTCGTACCAGCTCGCCGGCCGGAACGCCGTCGAGGCGCTTGCCGAGCGGGCGGTGATCGAGCTGCGCTGGCGAGAGCGCCAGCGGCTCCTCGCTGAGCTACCCGACGCCGACGCCTCCTGGCGGCGACTGGTCGACCTGATCAGCACCGAACGGCCGGCGCTCAGCATCGACCTGCTGGGAGCGCAGATCGCTCGACGGGTAGCTGCGGGATCACGGCTGCTCCAAGATCGAGCCGATGAGATGTCCAGGCCGCAGTCGGACAGCTGGGCCTACTTTCCAGAACTACTGCGGGTGCTGCCAGGCTGGGCGGTGACCGCACTTTCTGCCCGGCGGTTGAAGCGAAGCCCTGCGATGTACGACCTCGTCGTGATCGACGAGGCGGCGCAATGCACCATCCCCGCTATCCTGCCCATGCTCTATCGAGCGAAGCGTGCCCTACTCATCGGCGATCCACGTCAGCTCGCGCCCGTCGTGGACCTGTCCGAGGCCGACGACGTCACCGAGCGGGCCCGAGCCGGCCTGAGCAGCGGATGGCTGACCAACCGTCGACTGACCTATACCGCCCATTCCGCGTACGACGCGTTTGCCGCCGCGGCGGGTTCGGCACTTCTCCTCGACGAGCACTACCGATGCCATCCGGACATCGTCGAAGTGCCGAACCGGGAGGTCTACCAGGGCCGGCTCACCGTGCTGACCAATCCGGACAGACTGACCGCCCCAGCCGATCCTGCGGTGCGCTGGTGCGACGTGCCCGGAGTCTTCAGGTCAGGGGTGACCGGGTCCGGGCTCAATCAGGTCGAGATCGATGCGGTCGTCACCCAGGTGGCGGACTTGCGGAGGGCGTACCCCGAGGCTTCGATCGGAGTAGTCACGCCGCTGGCCGTGCATCAACGTCGGCTGGCGTCAGCCCTCCGAAGTGCCGGCCTCATCGACAACCTGCTCTGCGCGACGATCCACAAGTTCCAGGGCAGCGAGCGGGACATCATGGTCGTCTCACCGGTGGGGGCGCACGGCATTCCGGACCGTACCCGAGGTTGGCTGGTGCACCAGACCAACCTGTGGAACGTCGCCATCACCAGGGCGCGGTCTCAGCTCGTCGTGATCGGCGACCGGTCATGGTGGTCGGGCCAACGCGGACTGCTGACCGCCCTAGCTTCGATCCGTAAGGTCGCCGACGCTCCGCTGGACTCCGCGACTGGGGCAGCGGACCAATTGCACCGTGCCCTTCGCGGCGCTGGCCTGGCCGTGCGGCGCGACGTCGCCGTGGCCGGACGCGCTGTCGATCTGGTGGTGCGACGCGACGATGTCGAGTTGGCTGTCGCCGTCGACGATCCAGCGGGTGATCCCGCCGGCCGGGAGCTGCGTAAGGTCCTCGCCCAACTCGACATCATTGGTGGTTCCACGCCTGTCCAACGGGTGCCCGCCTGGCGCTGCCTGGCCGAGCCGGCGCAGGTGGCGGCAGAGTTACTCAGCGAGCTGAGCAGGCAACAGCAGGCGCAGAACGAAGGGTAG
- a CDS encoding YbaB/EbfC family nucleoid-associated protein has protein sequence MANPLLDAEDARERLEAWQANAVRRAADTQAAAAGLRALRVAATDAHGIVEVTVDSTGAMADVRLSARVQRVSLEQTQQAIMGAYRNARVKLAEAAAEVVRETVGADSATGRALLAGFRTADTEDEEGRY, from the coding sequence ATGGCTAATCCGCTGTTGGACGCCGAGGATGCGCGGGAACGCCTGGAGGCATGGCAGGCCAATGCCGTGCGTCGGGCCGCCGACACGCAGGCCGCCGCTGCCGGCTTGCGCGCGCTGCGGGTCGCGGCCACCGACGCCCACGGGATCGTCGAGGTCACCGTCGACTCCACGGGGGCGATGGCCGACGTCCGGCTCTCCGCGCGCGTGCAGCGCGTGAGCCTGGAGCAGACGCAGCAGGCGATCATGGGCGCCTATCGCAACGCGCGGGTCAAGCTCGCCGAGGCCGCCGCCGAGGTCGTGCGGGAGACGGTCGGCGCCGACTCGGCGACCGGCCGGGCCCTGCTGGCCGGATTCCGGACCGCCGACACCGAGGACGAAGAGGGGCGATACTGA
- a CDS encoding WXG100 family type VII secretion target, translated as MSNPLVATTSDIPSTSAAHRDGWTGLPLADDYMGIKDAIDSGSWIDGSIAGLGAALDGAAIAIDPFSTLLSMGIEWAIEQVEPLKQALDWLAGDPETIETHAMTWDNMANELFSIAEDLKARLVGDLDGWQGVAADAYRDILAINIDVAGIFAGTAAGMGAATRGAGTVVQIVREVVRAFIADCIAKVVVWLAEVVFSLGIATPLVASQLAIAVVRWTGRIFGWLMGLIASLSALRALLDV; from the coding sequence ATGAGCAACCCACTGGTCGCCACGACCTCCGACATCCCTTCGACCAGCGCCGCGCACCGCGACGGCTGGACCGGCCTGCCGCTCGCCGACGACTACATGGGCATCAAGGACGCCATCGACTCCGGCAGCTGGATCGACGGCTCAATCGCGGGCTTGGGCGCCGCTCTCGACGGGGCGGCCATCGCCATCGACCCGTTCAGCACGCTCCTGTCGATGGGCATCGAGTGGGCCATCGAGCAGGTCGAGCCACTGAAGCAGGCACTCGACTGGCTCGCCGGTGATCCCGAGACCATCGAGACGCACGCCATGACCTGGGACAACATGGCCAATGAGCTGTTCTCCATCGCCGAGGACCTCAAGGCGCGGCTGGTCGGCGACCTCGACGGATGGCAGGGCGTCGCCGCCGATGCCTACCGCGACATCCTCGCCATCAACATCGACGTCGCCGGGATCTTCGCGGGCACGGCCGCCGGCATGGGTGCCGCGACCCGTGGCGCGGGAACCGTGGTGCAGATTGTGCGGGAGGTCGTACGCGCCTTCATCGCCGACTGCATCGCCAAGGTCGTGGTGTGGCTGGCCGAGGTGGTCTTCTCCCTCGGCATCGCCACACCGCTGGTCGCCTCCCAGCTCGCAATCGCCGTCGTCCGCTGGACCGGCCGCATCTTCGGCTGGCTGATGGGCCTGATCGCCAGCCTCTCCGCCCTCCGCGCACTCCTCGACGTCTAG
- a CDS encoding EndoU domain-containing protein yields the protein MRQLMAALRTTAVLVVLFAVAGLHNKHPSGPTPPHGGDGDGTKRPKFSPGMMPKRVGPAQQHGIKRAEEGRPKGADTSEPEAPKKTNPWDDPDFTDAKYDMHRFGQMGDGAMDKIWDGDGMGSGNHKPSSTEPGKTVFPPGTTKAQVEGWFKSIAANPDSRPQARPGGDGWVVTGTRDGITCVVTLDKDGSISGGFPVSGEGVTTNPLA from the coding sequence ATGCGACAACTCATGGCGGCTCTGCGGACCACCGCCGTCCTGGTGGTCCTGTTCGCTGTGGCGGGCCTCCACAACAAGCACCCCTCAGGCCCCACCCCACCGCACGGCGGTGACGGCGATGGCACCAAGCGTCCCAAGTTCAGCCCCGGCATGATGCCCAAGCGCGTGGGACCAGCCCAGCAGCACGGCATCAAGCGCGCCGAGGAGGGCCGCCCGAAGGGCGCCGACACATCCGAGCCCGAGGCGCCCAAGAAGACCAACCCCTGGGACGACCCCGACTTCACCGACGCCAAGTACGACATGCACCGCTTCGGTCAGATGGGCGACGGGGCGATGGACAAGATCTGGGACGGCGACGGCATGGGCAGTGGCAACCACAAGCCCTCGTCCACCGAGCCCGGCAAGACGGTCTTCCCGCCCGGCACCACCAAGGCGCAGGTCGAGGGCTGGTTCAAGAGCATCGCCGCCAACCCCGACAGCCGCCCTCAGGCACGTCCCGGCGGCGACGGCTGGGTCGTCACCGGCACCCGCGACGGCATCACCTGCGTCGTTACCCTGGACAAGGACGGCAGCATCTCCGGCGGCTTCCCCGTCAGCGGCGAGGGCGTCACCACCAACCCGCTGGCCTAG
- a CDS encoding DUF3883 domain-containing protein produces MGNSEIERIAIEYVMELERRNGRVPEDVHLTSAPYDVSSPPRQIEVKAFGASARSASVPLEDRQVQAARQEPENFYLYVVDNVARAGEGLMRVRIIHGDVLTRMLDRTRPQITYWPTLRAQEYDDAEQVGPIGQTNAAPGCAHDPRAQIRHN; encoded by the coding sequence ATGGGCAACAGTGAGATCGAGCGCATTGCCATCGAGTACGTGATGGAGCTCGAACGCCGCAACGGCCGGGTACCGGAAGACGTACATCTCACGAGCGCTCCGTACGACGTCAGCAGCCCACCGCGGCAGATTGAAGTGAAGGCCTTCGGCGCGTCGGCTCGAAGCGCCTCAGTTCCCCTGGAGGACCGACAGGTTCAGGCGGCCCGTCAAGAGCCCGAGAACTTCTACCTCTACGTCGTGGACAACGTCGCGCGAGCTGGCGAGGGATTGATGCGCGTACGGATCATCCACGGTGACGTCCTGACCAGGATGCTCGACCGTACGAGGCCGCAGATCACCTACTGGCCGACGTTGCGTGCACAGGAGTACGACGACGCCGAGCAGGTCGGGCCGATCGGGCAAACGAATGCAGCGCCAGGCTGTGCCCATGATCCACGGGCACAGATCCGGCACAACTGA